From a single Paramormyrops kingsleyae isolate MSU_618 chromosome 14, PKINGS_0.4, whole genome shotgun sequence genomic region:
- the LOC111857940 gene encoding DNA (cytosine-5)-methyltransferase 3A isoform X3 produces the protein MDTTEGPERPQLQKEEDTVIPSPPPLQQQPTDPASPTVATTPEPISTGGGDKATPQSTDMELEYEDGRGFGIGELVWGKLRGFSWWPGRIVSWWMTGRSRAAEGTRWVMWFGDGKFSVVCVEKLMPLSSFSNAFHQPTYNKQPMYKKAIYEVLQVASSRAGKIFRTCPDSDETDTSKTVDMQNKEMIEWAIAGFQPTGPKCLEPPEEERNPYKEVYPEMWIEPEAAAYSSPPPAKKPRKNTAEKPRIKEIIDEGTRERLVYDVRQKCRNIEDICISCGSLNVSLEHPLFTGGMCQSCKNCFLECAYQYDDDGYQSYCTICCGGREVLMCGNNNCCRCFCVECVDLLVGPGAAQAAIKEDPWNCYMCGRQGVFGLLERRTDWPCRLQHFFANNHDQDFDPPKLYPPVLAEKRKPIRVLSLFDGIATGLLVLKELGIEVECYIASEVCEDSITVGIVRHHGRIMYVGDVRNVTRKHIQEWGPFDLVIGGSPCNDLSIVNPARKGLYEGTGRLFFEFYRLLHEARPKEADDRPFFWLFENVVAMGVSDKRDISRFLECNPVMIDAKEVSAAHRARYFWGNLPGMNRPLTAMSSDKLDLQDCLEHGRTAKFGKVRTITTRSNSIKQGKDQHFPVYMNDKEDILWCTEMERVFGFPVHYTDVSNMSRLARQRLLGRSWSVPVIRHLFAPLKDYFACI, from the exons ATGGACACGACAGAGGGGCCAGAGAGGCCCCAGCTCCAGAAGGAGGAGGACACCGTAATCCCCAGCCCCCCACCTCTCCAGCAGCAGCCCACCGACCCCGCGTCTCCAACCGTGGCCACCACCCCAGAGCCAATTTCCACAGGGGGCGGAGACAAGGCCACACCCCAGTCCACGGATATGGAGCTGGAGTACGAG GACGGCCGTGGTTTCGGGATCGGGGAGCTGGTGTGGGGGAAGCTGCGGGGCTTTTCCTGGTGGCCCGGGCGCATAGTGTCCTGGTGGATGACCGGCCGGAGCCGGGCCGCGGAGGGAACCAGATGGGTCATGTGGTTTGGGGACGGCAAATTCTCCGTG GTGTGTGTGGAGAAACTGATGCCTTTAAGTTCATTTTCCAATGCATTTCACCAGCCAACCTACAACAAGCAGCCCATGTACAAGAAAGCAATCTACGAGGTGCTACAG GTAGCAAGCAGCAGGGCCGGTAAGATCTTCCGCACTTGTCCAGACAGCGACGAAACAGACACTTCCAAGACCGTGGATATGCAGAACAAGGAGATGATTGAGTGGGCCATAGCGGGCTTCCAGCCCACTGGTCCCAAGTGCTTGGAACCCCCTGAAG AGGAGCGTAATCCGTATAAGGAGGTGTACCCCGAGATGTGGATCGAACCTGAAGCCGCAGCCTACTCCTCGCCACCACCAGCCAAAAAACCACGCAAAAACACAGCAGAGAAGCCCAGGATTAAGGAAATCATCGACGAGGGGACTCGAG AGAGACTTGTCTACGACGTGcgacagaaatgcagaaatatAGAAG ATATTTGCATCTCTTGCGGAAGCCTGAACGTATCCCTGGAACATCCGCTGTTCACGGGAGGCATGTGTCAAAGTTGCAAG AACTGCTTCCTGGAATGTGCCTACCAGTATGACGATGATGGATACCAGTCCTACTGCACAATCTGCTGCGGAGGACGCGAGGTGCTCATGTGTGGGAACAACAACTGCTGTCG GTGCTTCTGCGTGGAATGTGTTGACCTCTTGGTGGGTCCAGGGGCGGCCCAGGCAGCCATTAAGGAAGACCCCTGGAACTGCTACATGTGCGGCCGACAAGGCGTGTTCGGGCTCCTGGAGCGCCGGACTGACTGGCCCTGCCGCCTGCAGCATTTCTTTGCCAATAACCACGACCAGGATTTC GATCCGCCGAAGCTTTATCCACCAGTCCTTGCTGAAAAAAGGAAGCCCATTAGGGTCCTGTCACTCTTTGATGGCATCGCGACGG GCTTGCTGGTGCTAAAGGAGCTGGGGATAGAGGTGGAATGCTACATTGCCTCAGAGGTGTGTGAGGACTCCATAACCGTGGGCATCGTGCGGCACCATGGCCGCATCATGTACGTCGGGGACGTGAGGAACGTCACGCGTAAACAT ATACAAGAATGGGGCCCTTTCGACCTGGTCATCGGAGGAAGCCCTTGCAATGACCTCTCCATCGTAAACCCTGCGCGCAAGGGCCTTTATG AGGGCACCGGGCGGCTGTTCTTCGAGTTCTACCGACTGCTACATGAGGCGCGACCCAAGGAAGCCGACGACCGTCCATTCTTTTGGCTCTTTGAGAACGTCGTGGCGATGGGCGTCAGCGACAAGAGGGACATCTCTCGTTTCCTGGAG TGCAACCCAGTGATGATTGATGCCAAAGAGGTTTCAGCTGCCCACCGAGCCCGTTACTTCTGGGGTAACCTCCCTGGGATGAACAG ACCACTAACTGCCATGAGCAGTGACAAGCTGGACCTGCAGGACTGTCTGGAGCACGGCAGGACGGCCAAG TTTGGAAAAGTAAGGACCATAACAACTAGGTCCAATTCCATCAAGCAGGGCAAAGACCAGCATTTTCCTGTCTATATGAACGATAAGGAGGACATTCTGTGGTGCACCGAAATGGAAAG GGTGTTTGGCTTCCCTGTCCATTACACGGACGTGTCCAACATGAGCCGGCTGGCAAGGCAGAGGCTGCTGGGGAGGTCATGGAGTGTTCCGGTGATTCGCCACCTGTTTGCGCCGCTCAAAGATTACTTTGCGTGTATTTAA